GGCTCAAGATGGTCGGGTGATAGAGCTGCGAGAAGACGTCGCGGTTATACGGCCGTCGCAAGTACTTGAACAGGCGGTCGAACTCGAATTTCGGGCGCTCGCAAAAACTCTCGTAGTACGCCACGTGGACGTCGTGGGGCGCCAGTTGACGGAACGGCACGTAGTTCTCCACGCACCACAGGAAGATGTGCTTTTCGAACTCGTCGCGCGTGCCTTCGATCTGATCCCGGAATTGGCCGACGTGATCGTCGAGCAATGCCGGCTGATCCAAGATCTCGTCGAGATGCGTCTGCCACCCGAGCTGCATGCGCGAGTTCGCGTCCGCGCACGGATGACGCATGAGCCATACGATCGGTGTCTGCGGGAAGCGGTCGCGCATCCATTTGAGCATGAGGTTGGCGCGGATCTCCGGTATGACGCGCCGCCGGCTGATCAGCCGATGGTTGAATTGGTCGACCCACGCGTTGCGCACCGCACCGCTGAGCACGAGCCGGGCCGGCAGAACGAACGCCGGATCGTTATCGGCGGGGCGCAGATACTGGCGATAACGGAAATGCTCCACTTCCGGCGTTTTATACGGATTGA
Above is a window of Candidatus Eremiobacteraceae bacterium DNA encoding:
- a CDS encoding sulfotransferase, which gives rise to MKRAIKHAASSFDNAVRSVQFDLNPDPAAAVVVAGTGRSGTAWVANIVNYCNDYRYVFEPFNPYKTPEVEHFRYRQYLRPADNDPAFVLPARLVLSGAVRNAWVDQFNHRLISRRRVIPEIRANLMLKWMRDRFPQTPIVWLMRHPCADANSRMQLGWQTHLDEILDQPALLDDHVGQFRDQIEGTRDEFEKHIFLWCVENYVPFRQLAPHDVHVAYYESFCERPKFEFDRLFKYLRRPYNRDVFSQLYHPTILSREESAIVTGSNLIDAWRTWVTPAQIDRAIEILALFGLD